The Verrucomicrobium spinosum DSM 4136 = JCM 18804 genome includes a region encoding these proteins:
- a CDS encoding PVC-type heme-binding CxxCH protein, protein MRKLTFWLGVALTASLTSAFAADSKSKTIVLIAGKQSHGPGQHEHNAGVQLLAKCLKDAGTQADIKVHLNADWPSSEELGKADTILIYSDGGGGHPALQGDHLQQLDKEMKRGAGFVALHYAVEPTTDKGNKEFIEWMGGCFETHWSVNPHWDANFKEFPKHPVANGVKPFTTNDEWYFHMRFRPNMKGVTPVLSDIPPDTTMKRPDGPHSGNPTVREEVANKKPQHVAWAAERDGGGRGFGFTGGHYHKGWGNDDQRKLVLNAILWSAKIDVPAEGVISKVTEEDLKANLDPKPGQGLPEKKPEPKPAVAPAKPAATSAVEPKALFRREIGKADGLVEVKVDLKGAKELYLVVTEGSDGIAADWTDWVEPTLVTADGKRTKLTEVKIKKSSTGWGNIGINRNVSGGTLRLESTPAGQSLQGFGTHSNSLIGFDLPEGTVAFEGKVGIDEGGTKQGGQNKIVARVFTSEPPAPMMASKGTGGAEKEYGVQDAQDQMRGFKTPEGLEAALFAVEPQIQNPTNLDIDPQGRVWAVESVNYRSSMKPWGILREAGDRVVILTQQKGDGVAGEKTFYQSRELTNALGICVLPQEKGTKVIVSASPNIWLLTDADGDDVAEKAEKIFMVGGNFDHDHNAHAIVFGPDGKFYFNFGNEGRELKWPDGSRVKDNLGNDISDQGKPYRQGMIFRCDIDLGTAKATNVETLGHNFRNNYEVCVDSFGGMWQSDNDDDGNKGVRINAILDYGSYGYTDEITGAGWRTPRTNIETEVPLMHWHQNDPGTIPNLLQTGGGSPTGILINEGKLLGKTFENQLIHCDAGPRTVRAYPVKKVGAGYTAEMVDILTTDDNWYRPADVAIAPDGSLFVADWYDPGVGGHNMGDNVAEKIRGRVYRVAPKGNAYQVPAKVDFNSAVGCAEALKSPNNSTRYVAYVKLQALGAKAEDVLQALWKSDDAVIRARAFHLLLRLPGQHEKWLAKGLEDKDADIRVTAVRELRLASATNTLTAGLKDLPAYLLPRIKKEADKQVLREYAVTLRTIIEPVKEGGADAKAPDTFAECWVALASKHDGKDRWYLEALGIGSMGREDRVFSAWLASVGDKWDTPAGRDIVWRVRSTAALDYLARLLTNKQANDADLPRYLRALDFLPDSDVKGNALVKVVSTSTDRKLVAGEVLNRLGKSSFRDKPEVKSVLDKVLESAKGTPEYIEVVQGFGLSGKDAEVLQAALAEPHNPLAVEAIKLLLKSPGGRTQLTSALTSPKADAVVALLGGSGDKGAINLLSEILTNATRELPVRAASVKALSLSAAGAEALLALAESGKFPEELKANAGTALSMVAYPGISDRVAKTFPAATAAGGKALPSIAELVKIKGDVEKGKAIYAKAESTCTLCHRVGNIGADFGPGLTEIGSKLGKEVIYESIINPNAGVSMGFETWQITLKNGTVAMGIVRSETNDELVLALPGGVANSFNKQQIAERKKLPNTMMPSGLQSMFSQEDLVNLVEYLASLKAPVAAK, encoded by the coding sequence ATGAGAAAACTCACTTTCTGGCTGGGAGTGGCTTTGACGGCGTCTCTGACGTCCGCCTTTGCCGCCGACAGCAAATCGAAAACGATCGTCCTGATTGCTGGCAAGCAGTCCCATGGCCCCGGTCAGCACGAACACAACGCCGGCGTGCAGTTGCTGGCCAAGTGCCTCAAGGACGCAGGCACCCAGGCTGACATCAAGGTGCACCTGAATGCTGACTGGCCCTCTTCGGAGGAGCTGGGCAAGGCGGACACCATCCTCATCTACTCGGATGGCGGCGGGGGGCATCCCGCGTTGCAAGGCGATCATCTTCAACAGCTTGACAAGGAGATGAAGCGTGGCGCGGGCTTTGTGGCGCTGCATTACGCGGTGGAGCCGACCACAGACAAGGGCAACAAGGAGTTCATCGAGTGGATGGGCGGCTGCTTCGAGACCCATTGGAGCGTGAACCCGCACTGGGACGCGAACTTCAAGGAGTTCCCCAAGCACCCGGTGGCCAATGGGGTGAAGCCCTTCACCACCAATGACGAGTGGTACTTCCACATGCGCTTCCGCCCGAACATGAAGGGGGTGACCCCGGTGTTGAGCGACATTCCGCCAGACACCACGATGAAGCGTCCGGACGGTCCGCACAGCGGCAATCCGACGGTGCGTGAAGAGGTGGCCAACAAGAAACCGCAGCACGTGGCCTGGGCAGCCGAGCGGGATGGCGGCGGTCGAGGCTTCGGTTTCACCGGCGGTCACTATCACAAGGGCTGGGGCAATGACGACCAGCGCAAGCTGGTGCTCAATGCCATTCTCTGGAGCGCCAAGATCGATGTCCCCGCCGAGGGCGTGATTTCCAAGGTGACGGAAGAAGATCTCAAAGCCAACCTGGACCCCAAGCCCGGACAGGGCCTGCCGGAAAAAAAGCCTGAACCCAAGCCAGCCGTAGCACCTGCCAAGCCCGCCGCCACCAGCGCGGTGGAGCCCAAGGCGCTCTTTCGCCGTGAGATCGGCAAGGCGGATGGCTTGGTGGAAGTGAAGGTGGATCTGAAAGGCGCGAAGGAACTGTATCTGGTGGTCACGGAAGGCTCAGACGGCATTGCCGCTGACTGGACCGACTGGGTGGAGCCCACCCTGGTGACTGCGGACGGCAAGCGCACCAAGCTCACCGAGGTGAAGATCAAAAAGTCCAGCACCGGCTGGGGGAACATCGGCATCAATCGCAATGTCAGCGGCGGCACCCTGCGGCTGGAGAGCACTCCCGCGGGGCAGTCCCTGCAGGGCTTCGGCACCCATTCGAACTCTCTCATCGGATTCGACCTCCCCGAGGGGACGGTCGCCTTTGAAGGCAAGGTTGGTATTGACGAAGGCGGCACCAAACAAGGCGGGCAAAACAAGATTGTGGCCCGTGTTTTCACCAGCGAGCCTCCGGCTCCCATGATGGCCAGCAAGGGCACCGGCGGGGCCGAGAAGGAATATGGCGTACAGGACGCTCAGGATCAGATGCGCGGGTTCAAGACCCCTGAGGGCCTGGAGGCCGCGCTCTTCGCCGTGGAGCCCCAGATCCAGAACCCGACCAACCTCGACATCGATCCGCAGGGCCGCGTGTGGGCGGTGGAATCCGTGAACTACCGCTCCAGCATGAAGCCCTGGGGCATTCTGCGTGAAGCCGGGGACCGTGTGGTCATCCTGACCCAGCAGAAGGGCGACGGCGTGGCTGGCGAGAAGACCTTCTACCAGAGCCGTGAGCTCACCAACGCCCTGGGCATCTGCGTGCTCCCCCAGGAAAAGGGCACCAAGGTCATCGTGAGTGCCTCCCCCAACATCTGGCTCCTGACCGATGCGGATGGCGACGACGTGGCGGAGAAGGCCGAGAAGATCTTCATGGTCGGCGGAAACTTTGACCACGATCACAATGCGCACGCCATCGTCTTCGGACCCGATGGCAAATTCTACTTCAACTTCGGCAACGAAGGGCGCGAGCTCAAGTGGCCCGACGGCTCCCGGGTGAAGGACAATCTGGGCAACGACATCTCAGACCAGGGCAAGCCCTACCGTCAGGGCATGATCTTCCGTTGCGATATCGATCTGGGCACGGCCAAGGCCACCAATGTGGAGACGCTCGGTCACAACTTCCGCAACAACTATGAAGTGTGCGTGGATTCTTTCGGCGGCATGTGGCAGTCCGACAACGATGACGACGGCAACAAGGGCGTCCGCATCAATGCCATCCTGGACTATGGCAGCTACGGCTACACCGATGAGATCACCGGTGCCGGGTGGCGCACTCCTCGAACCAACATCGAGACTGAGGTCCCCCTGATGCACTGGCACCAGAATGACCCGGGCACCATCCCGAACCTGCTCCAGACCGGCGGCGGTTCCCCCACGGGCATCCTCATCAATGAGGGGAAACTCCTGGGCAAGACGTTTGAAAACCAGCTCATTCACTGCGACGCTGGCCCCCGCACGGTGCGGGCGTATCCGGTGAAGAAGGTCGGTGCCGGTTACACCGCAGAGATGGTGGACATCCTCACCACGGACGACAACTGGTACCGCCCTGCGGACGTGGCCATCGCTCCAGACGGTTCCTTGTTTGTCGCTGACTGGTATGACCCGGGTGTGGGTGGCCACAACATGGGCGACAACGTGGCGGAAAAGATCCGCGGTCGCGTTTACCGCGTGGCCCCGAAGGGCAATGCGTATCAAGTCCCCGCCAAGGTGGACTTCAACAGCGCGGTCGGTTGCGCCGAGGCATTGAAGTCGCCGAACAACAGCACCCGCTATGTGGCCTATGTGAAACTGCAAGCTCTGGGTGCCAAGGCGGAAGATGTCCTGCAGGCTCTCTGGAAATCGGACGACGCGGTGATCCGCGCCCGTGCCTTCCACCTGCTGCTGCGCCTGCCCGGCCAGCATGAAAAATGGCTGGCCAAGGGGCTGGAAGACAAGGACGCTGACATCCGGGTGACTGCGGTGCGTGAGCTTCGTCTGGCCAGCGCTACCAATACGCTGACGGCGGGCCTGAAGGACCTGCCGGCTTACCTGCTGCCCCGCATCAAGAAAGAGGCGGACAAACAGGTGCTGCGTGAGTATGCCGTGACCCTGCGTACGATCATCGAACCCGTGAAGGAAGGCGGCGCGGATGCCAAGGCTCCAGACACGTTCGCCGAATGCTGGGTGGCGCTGGCCTCCAAGCACGATGGCAAAGACCGCTGGTACCTGGAGGCCCTCGGCATCGGCTCCATGGGGCGTGAAGACCGCGTCTTCTCCGCCTGGCTCGCCTCGGTGGGAGACAAGTGGGACACGCCCGCTGGTCGCGACATCGTCTGGCGTGTGCGTAGCACCGCCGCACTGGATTACCTGGCCCGGCTGCTCACCAACAAACAGGCCAATGACGCCGACCTTCCGCGCTACCTGCGTGCTCTGGACTTCCTCCCTGACAGCGACGTTAAAGGCAACGCCCTGGTGAAGGTCGTCTCCACCTCCACGGATCGCAAGCTGGTGGCCGGTGAGGTCTTGAACCGCCTGGGCAAGTCCAGCTTCCGTGACAAGCCGGAGGTCAAGTCCGTGCTCGACAAGGTGTTGGAATCCGCCAAGGGCACGCCGGAGTACATTGAGGTGGTGCAGGGCTTTGGCCTGTCGGGGAAGGATGCTGAGGTGCTGCAGGCCGCTCTGGCCGAGCCTCACAACCCGCTCGCGGTGGAAGCCATCAAGCTGCTTCTGAAGTCGCCCGGCGGCCGCACCCAGCTCACGAGCGCCCTCACCTCACCCAAAGCGGATGCGGTGGTCGCTCTTCTGGGTGGCAGCGGTGACAAAGGGGCGATCAACCTCCTCTCCGAGATCCTGACCAATGCCACCCGCGAGCTTCCTGTGCGGGCTGCCTCGGTGAAGGCTCTCTCCCTGAGTGCTGCTGGTGCGGAAGCGCTGCTGGCGCTGGCAGAGTCCGGCAAGTTCCCTGAGGAGCTCAAGGCCAACGCTGGCACCGCGCTGAGCATGGTGGCGTATCCCGGCATCAGCGATCGTGTGGCGAAGACCTTCCCCGCTGCGACTGCGGCCGGTGGCAAAGCGCTGCCCTCCATCGCAGAACTGGTGAAGATCAAAGGCGATGTGGAGAAGGGCAAGGCCATCTACGCCAAGGCGGAGAGCACCTGCACCCTCTGCCACCGCGTGGGCAACATCGGGGCGGACTTCGGTCCCGGCCTGACCGAGATCGGCTCCAAGCTGGGCAAAGAAGTGATCTACGAGTCCATTATCAATCCCAATGCGGGCGTCAGCATGGGCTTCGAGACTTGGCAGATCACGCTGAAGAACGGCACCGTCGCCATGGGCATCGTGCGCAGCGAGACCAATGACGAACTCGTGCTCGCCCTTCCCGGCGGTGTGGCCAACTCCTTCAACAAGCAGCAGATCGCCGAGCGCAAGAAGCTGCCGAACACCATGATGCCCTCTGGCCTTCAATCGATGTTCTCCCAGGAAGACCTGGTGAACCTCGTGGAGTACCTGGCCTCCTTGAAGGCACCGGTGGCGGCGAAGTAG
- the fmt gene encoding methionyl-tRNA formyltransferase yields the protein MRIVFLGTGDIGLPSLEHLLTATSHEVVAVVTQPDKPVGRKQVLTPPAVKVRALEAGIPVLQPQRLRTAENVAALAEYQADVFVVVAYGQILSRQVLDLPRLACLNIHASILPRHRGASPIQAAIREGDAESGVTIMWMDEGLDTGPILLQDCFSLNPDETGGSLHDRLAQLAPSSLDKALALIEAGTAPKIPQNNDLSTHCKKLEREDGHLDWQRPVEELERLIRAYQPWPGTFSRLPVGDKLLQLKVLRAQVADASSTTVDPGALQIAQGRLFVSCGDGALELLGVQLEGRKPMPAGDFLRGQGALEGVILS from the coding sequence ATGCGCATTGTCTTTCTGGGCACGGGTGATATTGGCCTGCCCTCGCTTGAACATCTCCTCACGGCCACCTCCCATGAGGTGGTGGCCGTGGTCACCCAGCCTGACAAGCCCGTGGGGCGCAAGCAGGTGCTCACGCCCCCGGCGGTGAAGGTGCGTGCCCTGGAGGCGGGCATCCCGGTGTTGCAGCCCCAGCGGCTTCGCACAGCGGAGAATGTGGCCGCGCTGGCTGAGTATCAGGCAGATGTCTTTGTGGTCGTGGCCTATGGTCAGATCCTCTCCCGTCAGGTGCTGGATCTGCCGCGTCTGGCTTGCTTGAACATTCACGCCTCCATCCTGCCCAGGCATCGAGGGGCCTCGCCCATTCAGGCCGCGATTCGAGAAGGCGACGCAGAGAGCGGCGTCACCATCATGTGGATGGATGAGGGGCTGGATACGGGTCCCATTCTCCTCCAGGACTGCTTTTCGCTGAACCCGGATGAGACCGGCGGTTCTCTGCATGACCGTCTGGCCCAGTTGGCTCCTTCATCTCTGGACAAGGCGCTGGCCCTTATTGAGGCCGGGACGGCTCCCAAGATCCCGCAGAACAACGACCTCTCCACCCACTGCAAGAAGCTGGAACGGGAGGATGGTCATTTGGACTGGCAGCGCCCGGTGGAGGAACTGGAGCGTCTCATCCGTGCCTATCAGCCCTGGCCCGGAACATTCTCGCGCCTGCCCGTAGGAGACAAGCTCCTGCAATTGAAGGTGCTGCGGGCGCAGGTCGCGGATGCCTCTTCAACCACCGTAGATCCAGGCGCTCTACAGATCGCTCAGGGCCGGTTGTTCGTGTCTTGTGGAGATGGTGCCCTGGAGCTCTTGGGCGTCCAGTTGGAGGGGCGGAAGCCCATGCCAGCCGGGGATTTCCTCCGGGGACAGGGGGCGCTGGAGGGCGTCATCTTGAGCTGA
- a CDS encoding glycosyltransferase family 9 protein, whose amino-acid sequence MAAPRVLVIRGGAIGDFILTLPAIRLLRESIPGIQLEILGYKPILDLALAGGLAEATRHLEHVSMARLFVPNAPLDEALLGYFRSFNLVVSYLYDPDGYFRGNMERIGVRTFLEASHRVLPGEGHAAEQLARPLERLAMYLEDPAPRLDLAPSGAVPQDRPILAVHPGSGSTKKNWPLDRWIATGRELASRFPQWRLALVTGEAELERGTTTAILSGWQGIDFLHWDQLPLPELGNRLAASTAFLGHDSGIGHLAAAVGLRSLLLFGPTDPAIWAPKNDGVRILLEETGDLGELSTARVLDESVTLLADAPQKTDSSAL is encoded by the coding sequence ATGGCTGCCCCTCGAGTCCTCGTCATCCGCGGTGGGGCTATTGGGGACTTCATCCTCACGCTGCCAGCCATCCGGCTGCTCAGAGAGAGCATCCCGGGCATCCAGCTGGAGATCCTGGGATACAAGCCGATTCTGGACCTCGCACTGGCGGGTGGGCTGGCGGAGGCGACCCGGCATCTCGAGCATGTCTCGATGGCCAGGCTCTTCGTACCCAATGCACCCCTGGACGAAGCGCTTCTGGGTTACTTCCGGAGTTTCAATCTCGTCGTGAGCTACTTGTACGATCCAGACGGCTACTTCCGCGGGAACATGGAGCGCATCGGTGTGAGGACTTTCCTGGAGGCCTCGCATCGCGTGCTACCGGGAGAGGGCCATGCGGCAGAGCAACTGGCCCGTCCGCTGGAGCGGCTTGCGATGTATCTGGAGGACCCGGCTCCGCGCTTGGACCTGGCTCCCAGCGGGGCGGTGCCGCAAGACCGCCCCATCTTGGCGGTGCACCCTGGGAGCGGATCGACGAAGAAAAACTGGCCGCTGGACCGTTGGATCGCCACAGGGCGGGAGCTGGCCTCCCGTTTCCCTCAATGGCGGCTTGCCCTCGTCACGGGGGAAGCGGAACTTGAGCGGGGCACCACCACCGCCATCCTGAGCGGCTGGCAGGGCATCGATTTCCTGCACTGGGATCAGCTTCCTCTGCCGGAGCTGGGAAACCGTCTTGCTGCCTCGACCGCGTTTCTGGGGCACGACAGCGGGATCGGGCATCTCGCTGCCGCAGTGGGCTTGCGGTCCTTGTTACTGTTCGGCCCCACCGACCCCGCGATTTGGGCACCGAAGAATGACGGGGTCCGAATTCTTCTGGAGGAGACGGGGGATTTGGGCGAGCTGAGCACCGCTCGCGTGTTGGATGAATCGGTCACGCTGCTGGCTGATGCACCGCAGAAAACTGATTCGTCAGCCTTGTGA
- a CDS encoding adenylate kinase family protein: MSEKIEKPFQKFRTFLMFGAPGSGKGTQGKVLGTIPRFYHMACGDVFRSLDTRTPLGQEFVNYSSRGQLVPDETTVKLWRANIHDHDKTHRFKPDIDFLVLDGIPRNVEQAKFMEQDIEVLQVFHLSCPDRAELARRLRKRALKDNRFDDANDEVIQKRIRTYEEESKPILEYYSSGKYKGRSIVTDIDAGQPPAKVVHQILSRIMELDAWTVMQSHRV, translated from the coding sequence ATGTCAGAGAAAATCGAGAAGCCATTCCAGAAATTCCGCACCTTCCTGATGTTCGGCGCTCCCGGCAGTGGCAAGGGCACCCAGGGAAAAGTGTTGGGTACGATTCCTCGATTTTATCATATGGCCTGTGGAGATGTTTTCCGCTCGCTCGATACTCGTACGCCGCTTGGGCAGGAGTTTGTGAACTACTCCAGCCGTGGGCAGTTGGTGCCAGATGAAACGACCGTCAAACTCTGGCGCGCGAACATCCACGACCACGACAAGACCCACCGCTTCAAGCCCGACATCGATTTTCTCGTGCTGGATGGCATTCCCCGGAATGTGGAGCAGGCCAAGTTCATGGAGCAGGACATCGAGGTGCTGCAGGTGTTTCACCTGAGCTGCCCGGACCGTGCAGAGCTGGCCCGCCGCCTGCGCAAGCGGGCGCTCAAGGACAACCGTTTCGATGACGCCAACGATGAGGTCATTCAGAAGCGCATCCGCACCTACGAAGAGGAGAGCAAGCCGATCCTGGAATACTACTCCTCCGGCAAGTACAAGGGGCGCAGCATCGTGACCGACATTGATGCTGGCCAACCTCCGGCGAAGGTGGTGCACCAGATCCTGAGTCGCATCATGGAGTTGGACGCCTGGACCGTCATGCAGAGTCACCGCGTCTAG
- the miaB gene encoding tRNA (N6-isopentenyl adenosine(37)-C2)-methylthiotransferase MiaB yields the protein MPKVYIKTYGCQMNERDSEQVSQMFIERGYTMTREEPEADVVLINTCSVRDQAEQKAIGKMGMLRKIHRQRTHVVTGFMGCMAQSRAGELLKTAKVDLVVGTQKYHRVVEYVEEIVRAKEARQMDDEKFSIVDVEEESSSQNAIRDHILKEKQASAFVSIMQGCNMKCTFCIVPYTRGGERGRPIAEIVEEVRRLADQGIKEVTLLGQIVNLYGRHEFPMKDGKSPFVQLLEGVHEVPGIERIRFTSPHPIGYKSDLINAFTYLPKLAEHVHLPLQSGSDAILKKMHRPYSAAKFEDLVARIRAARPGIAVSTDIIVGFPGETEEHYQETRALCDRVQFENAFIFRYSKRRGTPAAEMDDALQLSERVKEERNQDLLALVNQHAQAKYVPLIGTKVEILCEGPSKTDASRLVGRTRTNKIVVFEGPAERLTGQIFDVHVTDFANFTLYGEAVLAN from the coding sequence ATGCCCAAAGTTTACATCAAGACCTATGGCTGTCAGATGAACGAGCGCGACTCCGAGCAGGTGTCGCAGATGTTCATCGAGCGCGGCTATACCATGACCCGGGAGGAGCCGGAGGCGGATGTCGTGCTCATCAACACCTGCTCCGTGCGTGATCAGGCGGAGCAAAAGGCCATTGGCAAGATGGGCATGCTGCGGAAGATCCACCGCCAGCGCACCCATGTGGTGACGGGTTTCATGGGCTGCATGGCCCAGAGCCGCGCCGGGGAACTCCTCAAGACCGCGAAGGTGGACCTCGTGGTGGGTACGCAGAAGTACCATCGCGTGGTGGAGTATGTGGAGGAGATCGTCCGCGCCAAGGAAGCGCGCCAGATGGACGACGAGAAATTCTCCATCGTGGACGTGGAGGAGGAAAGCTCCTCCCAGAACGCGATTCGGGACCACATCCTGAAGGAGAAGCAAGCCTCGGCCTTTGTCAGCATCATGCAGGGCTGCAACATGAAGTGCACCTTCTGCATTGTGCCCTATACCCGGGGTGGGGAGCGCGGCCGGCCGATTGCGGAGATTGTGGAAGAGGTCAGGCGCCTTGCCGACCAGGGCATCAAGGAAGTCACCCTGCTGGGCCAAATCGTGAATTTGTACGGCCGCCATGAGTTTCCCATGAAGGACGGCAAGAGCCCCTTCGTCCAGCTGCTGGAAGGCGTGCACGAGGTGCCGGGCATCGAGCGCATTCGTTTCACCAGCCCGCACCCGATTGGGTACAAGTCGGACCTGATCAACGCCTTCACCTACCTGCCCAAGCTGGCAGAGCATGTGCACTTGCCTCTCCAGAGCGGATCGGACGCCATCTTGAAAAAGATGCACCGCCCGTACAGTGCGGCCAAGTTTGAGGACCTTGTGGCCCGCATCCGCGCTGCCCGTCCAGGGATTGCCGTCAGCACGGACATTATTGTGGGTTTCCCAGGGGAAACGGAAGAGCACTACCAGGAGACCCGCGCGCTCTGTGACCGCGTGCAGTTTGAGAATGCCTTCATCTTCCGCTACAGCAAGCGCCGTGGCACCCCGGCAGCGGAGATGGATGACGCCCTTCAGCTCTCTGAGCGGGTCAAAGAAGAGCGCAACCAGGACCTGCTCGCTCTGGTGAACCAGCATGCCCAGGCCAAGTACGTGCCGCTGATCGGGACCAAGGTGGAGATCCTCTGCGAAGGGCCCAGCAAAACGGACGCCTCCCGCCTGGTCGGCCGGACCCGCACGAACAAGATTGTCGTCTTCGAGGGCCCGGCAGAACGCCTCACGGGCCAGATCTTTGACGTTCATGTGACTGATTTCGCAAACTTCACCCTTTACGGGGAAGCGGTTCTGGCGAACTAG
- a CDS encoding S1C family serine protease encodes MSRLLLLPAIAIAAMVLPLKGEEKTAAPPPPTPDAENRTKPGETDPFEAIVRIEASFLQPDYRIPWQGGRPSSGSGTGWLVGKNRFLTNAHVVSNSTKLIIRTMNDPEPFEARILFIAHDCDLAMIEAVDPKPFEHLKPFQIDGIPKLNTEVIAVGYPIGGDRVSVTRGVVSRIDFQSYSHSGIDQHLAIQVDAAINPGNSGGPVLQNGKVVGVAFQGYSGSVAQNVGYMIPVPVINRFLKDVEDGSYDHYMDLAVTDFPVENPAQIKALGLEDNGIGVMVANVDGASCAAGLLEVGDVILSLDGSPVYTNGLIRVDGELVNMNEVVERKFAGDKIKAEILRKGEKKSVELTLKRYLPYLTLGEQYNQRPKYVMYAGMLFQPMNRNLMEAHSIRDPLVNYVFDNYMTKEIFKDRPEVVILTTILPDEVNSYLQGYQHSIVDEVNGVKIKTMKDLAEALKKKEGDGKFVVIKLLEKNRPLVLKRELADAAHPVIMQKYDVSEESYLGDE; translated from the coding sequence ATGTCAAGACTCCTGCTTCTGCCGGCCATCGCTATTGCGGCCATGGTGCTGCCCCTGAAGGGCGAGGAAAAAACCGCCGCACCTCCTCCTCCGACCCCCGATGCGGAGAACCGGACCAAGCCGGGCGAGACGGACCCATTTGAGGCGATCGTTCGCATCGAGGCGTCATTCCTCCAGCCTGACTACCGTATCCCGTGGCAAGGTGGCCGCCCCTCCAGTGGCAGCGGCACGGGCTGGCTGGTGGGCAAGAACCGCTTTCTCACCAACGCACACGTGGTGAGCAACAGCACCAAGCTCATCATCCGCACGATGAATGATCCGGAGCCCTTCGAGGCCCGCATCCTCTTCATCGCGCATGATTGTGACCTCGCCATGATCGAGGCGGTGGATCCCAAGCCGTTCGAGCACCTGAAGCCGTTCCAGATCGACGGCATTCCCAAGCTCAACACCGAGGTGATCGCGGTCGGGTATCCCATCGGCGGTGACCGCGTCAGCGTGACCCGCGGCGTGGTGTCCCGTATCGACTTCCAGAGCTATTCCCACAGTGGCATCGACCAGCACCTGGCCATCCAGGTGGATGCCGCCATCAACCCCGGGAACAGCGGCGGTCCCGTCTTGCAGAATGGCAAGGTCGTCGGCGTGGCCTTCCAGGGTTACAGCGGCTCTGTGGCCCAGAACGTGGGCTACATGATCCCAGTCCCGGTCATCAACCGCTTCCTCAAGGATGTAGAAGATGGCAGCTATGATCACTACATGGATCTCGCGGTCACGGACTTCCCAGTGGAAAACCCGGCCCAGATCAAGGCCCTTGGTCTTGAGGACAATGGCATCGGTGTCATGGTCGCCAATGTGGATGGTGCGAGCTGTGCGGCTGGATTGTTGGAGGTGGGCGATGTCATCCTCTCCCTGGACGGCAGCCCGGTGTACACCAACGGCCTCATCCGTGTGGATGGCGAGCTGGTGAACATGAACGAAGTGGTCGAGCGCAAGTTCGCCGGTGACAAGATCAAGGCCGAGATCCTCCGCAAGGGCGAGAAGAAGTCGGTGGAACTGACGCTCAAGCGGTACCTGCCCTACCTCACCCTGGGTGAGCAGTACAACCAACGGCCCAAGTACGTGATGTACGCAGGGATGTTGTTCCAGCCCATGAATCGCAACCTCATGGAGGCCCACTCCATCCGCGATCCGCTGGTGAACTACGTCTTCGACAACTACATGACGAAGGAGATCTTCAAGGATCGTCCGGAAGTGGTCATCCTCACCACCATCCTGCCCGATGAAGTGAACAGCTACCTCCAGGGGTATCAGCACAGCATCGTGGACGAGGTCAATGGCGTGAAGATCAAGACCATGAAGGACCTGGCCGAGGCGCTCAAGAAGAAGGAAGGCGACGGCAAGTTCGTGGTCATCAAGCTTCTGGAGAAGAACCGTCCGCTCGTGCTCAAGCGCGAACTGGCGGATGCCGCGCATCCAGTGATCATGCAGAAGTATGACGTGAGCGAGGAGAGCTACCTGGGCGACGAATAA